The following coding sequences lie in one Acipenser ruthenus chromosome 47, fAciRut3.2 maternal haplotype, whole genome shotgun sequence genomic window:
- the LOC117968484 gene encoding phospholipid-transporting ATPase IC-like, which translates to MSLQQPPSNPASSPVCTHSNTEYTWQVKANDRDFNNQFTKKGFLCFKRRKYADNVIRTRKYNVLTFLPFNLYEQFQRVANVYFLLMVILQGVPAISTLPWHTTMIPLIMVLATRGVKDIMDDMARYRSDNEINNRPCDILHSGSFRAARWRDVHVGDVVRLRKDQFIPADMLLLNSSEPHSLCYVETADIDGETNLKYRQALSVTHEELHTEDKLAAFDGRVLCEEPNSQLHSFSGALHWRGGQHPIDNERILLRGFRLRNTHTCYGLVIFTGLDSKILRNCGRTVVKRTRIELLMNHVVLMILLFLLVTSLLLAVGAGVWEAQVSGSIQAIAALSEGFSPAYWGFVTFWGYIIILSPAMPMALYITFEVIHVVHSRFINWDLQMHFPEKDTYANARSTSLNEQLGQIEVIFSDKTGTLTQNMMTYKKCCVAGTVYGNLPATSKKLKPVGKLQFHDELLLERLRSREDQDLREFFRALSVCHTVMVEEKDGVLLYQAASPDEEALVTAARNLGFVFLSRTQDSVTVSELGVERHYHVLAMLDFSSQRRRMSVLVREPEGGLKLYCKGADIVIFERLAPDSPHRDATEKALDGFAEETLRTLCLAGRSVEEGFYREWIGEHHRANMATQGREQELAAAYERIENNLTLLGATAIEDRLQEGVPETIRTLKRAGIKIWVLTGDKKETAVNIGYSCKLLSSDMTILEGKDLRTLLEPAQENNSSNSNNAPRLSKETGWTNQELLDLHKLGAQRKALVITGPELEFILRASDSAGGAHGQQVELQKRFVELASSCPAVICCRVTPLQKARMVELVRQYQGVVTLAIGDGANDVNMIKTAHIGVGISGQEGLQAVQCSDYSIAQFRFLQRLLLVHGRWSYIRICKYLRFFLFKTMSFTFVHIWYSFFNGFTAQRAFENWFITFYTVLYTSFPVLTMGLLERDVSDRASLQCPELYRVGQYQELFGYRVFGVTMLHALLTSLILFFIPFGAFLPSSHDYQTFAVTVATAAVFTVTAEIALQIWTWSLPNALAILLSIVLYFTLTFMLHSFKLHQAWPKDFLFPGASLNALRDPYMWLIVLLTVTVCLLPSLTARALDTVLRPPDLHRVHSSEGQGMSVSAVELRTGFRRDQPQRRSSYAFSQERGFGERIASGTSLGKGKGARGARRQGLGEQQ; encoded by the exons ATGAGCCTCCAGCAGCCTCCAAGCAACCCTGCTTCCAGCCCCGTCTGCACCCACAGCAACACAG AGTACACCTGGCAGGTGAAAGCCAACGACAGGGATTTTAACAACCAGTTCACGAAGAAAGGATTCCTGTGTTTCAAACGAAGAAAATACGCG GATAATGTAATCAGGACCAGGAAATACAATGTACTCACATTTCTGCCATTTAACCTGTACGAACAGTTTCAAAGAGTGGCCAATGTCTACTTCTTGCTGATGGTGATCCTGCAG ggcgtGCCCGCCATCTCCACCCTACCCTGGCACACCACCATGATACCGCTAATAATGGTGCTGGCCACTCGCGGCGTCAAAGACATTATGGACGACATG GCACGCTATAGAAGTGACAACGAAATCAACAACCGCCCTTGTGACATCCTCCACAGTGGAAG TTTCAGGGCGGCAAGGTGGAGGGATGTTCACGTAGGGGATGTGGTGCGGCTCAGGAAGGACCAGTTTATTCCA GCCGACATGTTGCTGCTGAACAGCTCCGAGCCGCACAGCCTGTGCTACGTGGAGACAGCAGACATAGATGG GGAGACTAACCTGAAGTATCGCCAGGCGCTGAGCGTCACCCATGAAGAGCTCCACACAGAGGACAAGCTGGCAGCTTTCGATG GCCGGGTGCTGTGTGAGGAGCCCAATAGCCAGCTGCACTCCTTCTCGGGGGCCCTGCACTGGAGGGGGGGGCAGCACCCTATAGACAACGAGCGCATCCTGCTGAGAGGCTTCCGCCTGAGAAACACGCACACCTGCTATGGACTGGTCATCTTCACAG GCCTGGACTCCAAGATCCTGCGAAACTGCGGCCGCACCGTGGTGAAGAGAACCCGGATCGAGCTGCTCATGAACCACGTCGTTCTCATG ATCCTCCTGTTTCTGCTTGTGACGTCTCTGCTACTGGCAGTGGGTGCTGGGGTGTGGGAGGCGCAGGTCTCGGGTTCGATACAGGCAATCGCTGCCTTGTCTGAGGGGTTCAGCCCAGCGTACTGGGGCTTTGTCACCTTCTGGGGGTACATCATCATCCTGAGCCCGGCCATGCCCATGGCTCTCTACATCAC GTTTGAGGTGATCCACGTGGTGCACAGCCGGTTCATCAACTGGGACCTGCAGATGCACTTCCCTGAGAAGGACACGTACGCCAATGCGCGCAGCACCTCCCTGAACGAGCAGCTGGGGCAGATCGAGGTCATCTTCTCAGACAAGACCGGCACTCTCACACAGAACATGATGACCTACAAGAAGTGCTGCGTGGCCGGCACAGTGTAtg gaaATCTACCAGCTACTTCCAAAAAACTGAAG CCAGTAGGGAAGCTGCAGTTTCATGACGAGCTCCTGCTGGAGAGGCTGAGGAGCCGAGAGGACCAGGACCTCAGAGAGTTCTTCAGAGcactgtctgtgtgtcacaccGTGATGGTGGAGGAGAAAGACG GAGTCCTTCTTTACCAGGCTGCCTCTCCTGATGAAGAAGCCCTGGTGACGGCTGCGCGGAACCTGGGGTTTGTGTTCCTGTCTCGAACCCAGGACTCGGTGACGGTCAGCGAGTTGGGGGTGGAGCGGCACTACCATGTGCTGGCCATGCTGGACTTCAGCAGTCAGAGACGCAGGATGTCTGTGCTGG TGCGTGAGCCGGAGGGAGGGTTGAAGCTGTACTGTAAAGGCGCTGACATTGTGATCTTCGAGAGGCTGGCCCCCGACAGCCCCCACAGAGACGCTACAGAGAAAGCACTGGAC GGCTTCGCTGAAGAGACACTGCGTACACTGTGCCTGGCCGGCCGGAGCGTGGAGGAGGGGTTCTACCGAGAGTGGATCGGCGAGCATCACCGTGCAAACATGGCGACGCAGGGCCGTGAGCAAGAGCTGGCGGCAGCATACGAACGCATCGAGAACAACCTCACT ctGCTGGGAGCCACTGCGATCGAGGACAGGCTGCAGGAGGGGGTCCCCGAAACCATCCGCACCCTCAAGAGGGCCGGCATCAAGATCTGGGTGCTCACTGGGGACAAGAAAG AGACTGCGGTGAACATCGGCTACTCATGTAAACTGCTGAGCAGCGACATGACGATCCTGGAGGGCAAGGACCTCAG GACATTGCTGGAGCCGGCGCAGGAGAAcaacagcagtaacagcaataacGCTCCCCGGCTCAGTAAAGAGACTGGCTGGACGAATCAAGAGCTGCTGGATCTGCACAAGCTGGGAGCTCAGAGGAAAGCCCTGGTCATCACTGGACCAGAACTG GAGTTTATCCTGCgggcaagtgactctgcaggcgGTGCGCATGGCCAGCAGGTGGAGCTGCAGAAGCGCTTTGTGGAGCTGGCCAGCAGCTGCCCGGCTGTGATCTGCTGCCGGGTCACTCCGCTACAGAAAGCCCGCATGGTGGAGCTGGTGAGGCAGTACCAGGGGGTCGTGACGCTGGCCATCGGGGACGGAGCCAACGATGTCAACATGATCAAGA CGGCCCATATTGGAGTGGGTATCAGTGGGCAGGAGGGTCTgcaggcagtgcagtgcagtgattACTCCATCGCTCAGTTCAGATTCCTGCAGCGCCTCCTGCTGGTGCACGGCCGCTGGTCCTACATCCGCATCTGCAAGTACCTGCGCTTCTTCCTGTTCAAAACCATGAGCTTCACCTTCGTGCACATATGGTACTCCTTCTTCAACGGCTTCACTGCGCAG CGAGCGTTTGAGAACTGGTTCATCACCTTTTACACGGTCCTGTACACTTCGTTCCCAGTGCTGACTATGGGGCTGCTGGAGAGG GATGTGAGTGACAGGGCCAGCCTGCAGTGTCCTGAGCTGTACCGGGTCGGGCAGTACCAGGAGCTCTTCGGGTACCGTGTGTTCGGTGTGACCATGCTGCACGCCCTGCTCACCTCCCTCATCCTGTTCTTCATCCCCTTCGGAGCCTTTCTGCCCTCCTCGCACGACTACCAGACCTTCGCTGTCACCGTGGCGACCGCCGCTGTGTTCACCGTCACCGCTGAG ATAGCCCTGCAGATCTGGACCTGGTCCCTCCCCAACGCTCTGGCTATTCTGCTCAGCATCGTCTTATACTTCACTCTGACCTTCATGCTGCACAGCTTCAAGCTACACCAAGCCTGGCCCAAAGACTTCCTGTTCCCAG GTGCCTCCCTGAACGCCCTGCGAGACCCCTACATGTGGCTGATTGTGCTGCTGACTGTAACGGTCTGCCTGCTGCCCTCCCTCACTGCCAGGGCCCTGGACACAGTACTGCGTCCTCCGGACCTGCACAGG GTGCACAGTTCGGAGGGCCAGGGAATGTCAGTCAGCGCTGTGGAGCTGCGCACTGGTTTCCGGAGGGACCAGCCTCAGCGGCGCTCCTCTTACGCCTTCTCCCAGGAGCGTGGTTTTGGAGAGCGCATTGCCTCAGGGACCAGTCTAGGCAAAGGCAAGGGGGCCAGGGGGGCTAGGAGGCAGGGGCTGGGGGAACAGCAGTGA